A window of the Ipomoea triloba cultivar NCNSP0323 chromosome 14, ASM357664v1 genome harbors these coding sequences:
- the LOC116004803 gene encoding uncharacterized protein LOC116004803: MTPEFSVHNSIYIPPVVANNFQINSAVITLVQNQPFGGLPAEDPHVHITRFIRSCGMYRQNGVTEEVVRLKMFPFSLIGEAARWLDSHIDNHFRFWDQLHRVFMQEFFPLTKTLKLRRQIQDFKQGSLETLADAWRQFKTLKHQCPPDVLHPWDVISSFYAGLTDECKLLLDSSSRGSFVSTSPGEAEELIRTISSNTGNWYNQRESKGGLYEVSAKTASQAKVEALGLDVKRLQAQIEKMHKAQRGDPCMTLALYCDKCGGAHGAHECTSNYEDGPYEQVEAVGYPRPSDYNSYGNNNTQNWRQEDSKKTGGTNRINISNQGGAYRPPMYQGNNHGANQLREEAPKESMEDKMVRMFGELRQDMTNMRQEWKQDLRQEISTLRQEHHASLRNLETQVAQNSKALAERPQGALPSTTVNNPRERVHAVTLRSGKELPEPTLKKSTNSKSPIEEEIVEVVLEHDKEQEKEKSPLPSSPKAAQSRDKGKEKVDLPMYQPPLPFPGRVKKNMDKTQYGKFLELLKQLHINVPFLDALGQMPRYAKFLKDLFTNKRKLEESTTLDLGTLKPTRICIQLADRSIKQPKGVVEDVLVRVDKFIFPVDFVIIDMDPDHEVPLILGRPSLATARALIDVGSGKLVLRVGEECATFDVSKLTKYPMTKDDACYYVDVFHEHVKLVYPNLVGKLKNDALLRVLDDNDDLESFTFYDNALINENDDNLHEIVCGDDEMHVDDNVCDVNDIEFVNFFDDCLDDAIYIHELIGEVEEEWMDVKGMCC; encoded by the exons ATGACACCGGAGTTTAGTGTTCACAATTCAATATACATTCCACCGGTTGTGGCCAACAATTTCCAAATCAATTCCGCCGTCATCACACTAgtccaaaaccaaccttttggCGGATTACCGGCGGAGGATCCACACGTACATATCACCCGATTCATCCGATCGTGTGGTATGTACCGTCAAAATGGAGTGACCGAAGAGGTTGTAAGACTTAAAATGTTCCCATTTTCGTTGATAGGAGAAGCCGCAAGGTGGCTTGATTCGCACATTGACAACCATTTCCGGTTTTGGGACCAACTCCACCGAGTGTTCATGCAAGAGTtctttccgttgaccaagacaTTAAAGCTTAGAAGGCAAATCCAAGACTTTAAACAAGGGTCATTGGAAACCTTAGCGGATGCATGGAGGCAGTTTAAGACACTCAAGCATCAATGCCCGCCGGACGTTCTACACCCTTGGGACGTGATTAGTTCGTTCTACGCCGGCCTCACCGACGAATGTAAACTACTATTGGACTCATCATCGAGGGGATCTTTCGTATCTACAAGTCCCGGAGAAGCGGAAGAGTTGATAAGAACCATCTCATCAAACACCGGGAATTGGTATAATCAAAGAGAGTCTAAAGGAGGTTTGTATGAAGTTAGTGCCAAAACCGCATCTCAAGCCAAAGTGGAAGCACTAGGGCTTGACGTCAAGAGGTTACAAGCACAAATAGAAAAGATGCACAAAGCTCAAAGAGGAGATCCGTGCATGACATTGGCTCTTTATTGTGATAAGTGTGGGGGTGCACATGGAGCACATGAGTGCACTTCCAACTACGAGGATGGTCCGTATGAACAAGTTGAGGCCGTGGGGTATCCAAGGCCAAGTGATTACAATTCTTATGGAAATAACAACACTCAAAATTGGAGGCAAG AGGATTCCAAGAAAACCGGGGGTACCAATCGAATCAATATATCTAACCAAGGAGGAGCATATAGACCACCAATGTACCAAGGGAACAACCATGGTGCTAATCAACTAAGAGAAGAGGCTCCTAAAGAAAGTATGGAAGACAAGATGGTTAGAATGTTTGGTGAACTAAGGCAAGACATGACCAATATGAGGCAAGAATGGAAGCAAGATTTGAGACAAGAAATATCAACCTTGAGACAAGAGCATCACGCTTCGCTAAGAAATTTGGAGACACAAGTTGCACAAAATTCCAAGGCGTTGGCTGAGAGACCACAAGGTGCACTTCCGAGCACCACGGTGAACAACCCCCGAGAGAGGGTGCATGCCGTGACCCTTCGGAGTGGCAAGGAGCTCCCAGAGCCGACCTTGAAGAAAAGCACCAACTCCAAGAGTCCTATCGAAGAAGAAATAGTCGAAGTAGTTCTTGAACATGACAAGgagcaagaaaaggaaaaatctCCATTACCTTCAAGTCCGAAAGCCGCTCAATCTCGAGATAAAGGGAAGGAAAAGGTGGATTTACCGATGTATCAACCACCACTCCCATTTCCCGGGAGAGTGAAGAAGAACATGGACAAAACGCAATATGGTAAATTTCTTGAACTTTTGAAACAATTGCACATTAACGTACCATTTCTTGATGCTTTAGGTCAAATGCCACGTTATGCCAAGTTCTTGAAGGATTTGTTCACCAACAAGAGGAAGCTAGAGGAATCGACTACG TTAGATTTGGGCACGCTTAAGCCCACTCGCATTTGTATTCAATTGGCCGATAGGTCAATCAAGCAACCCAAGGGGGTTGTTGAGGATGTCTTAGTGAGAGTTGACAAGTTCATATTCCCCGTTGATTTTGTCATTATTGACATGGACCCCGATCATGAGGTGCCATTAATTCTAGGTAGGCCATCCTTGGCCACCGCTCGGGCCCTCATTGATGTGGGGAGTGGGAAGCTTGTCCTTAGAGTGGGTGAGGAATGTGCCACCTTCGACGTGTCAAAATTGACTAAGTACCCTATGACTAAGGATGACGCGTGCTACTATGTGGACGTTTTCCATGAGCACGTTAAGTTGGTTTATCCTAATCTTGTGGGCAAGTTGAAAAATGACGCCCTCTTGAGAGTCTTGGATGATAATGATGACCTTGAATCTTTTACTTTTTATGATAATGCTTTGATTAATGAGAATGATGATAATTTGCATGAGATTGTGTGTGGTGATGATGAGATGCATGTTGATGATAATGTGTGTGATGTGAATGATATTGAATTTGTGAATTTCTTTGATGATTGCCTTGATGatgctatatatattcatgaattGATTGGTGAAGTTGAGGAGGAATGGATGGATGTGAAAGGGATGTGTTGTTGA
- the LOC116004804 gene encoding superoxide-generating NADPH oxidase heavy chain subunit C, with the protein MTRIRVLQTCGAAFLAIAHIICRRMVELKGPIVSSMSQKLAFFSTCATALPSIDDLEIRWLSFLGSLDDYILKSERIAEVVFPPSARLFDKIEELACATLFLPRKVEDGLDKFPIIMQQVPFLDWALVHLIAWLNFLISALTHWGSNPTREKEITIDMSCNNNDNLDQNNNNNNLNNSEESAEPTDKKAACFAPEDQKHVPLSEDICPTNSADSESEPTTSYSSLVVPNLSMQSMETDLISSPVSSTSGSTVTDNTDTSFLIDSWLPSMTDSVGSGKCSYKEILTKGVKEEAEGEPPDDVLQEKGETPVEDDGKMKKHSAPEDHQRVKPMVFEAKGGEISRGKIVKKKKKGKAEKDQILRLFDASWSLS; encoded by the coding sequence ATGACGCGGATTCGTGTGTTGCAGACATGTGGAGCTGCATTCTTAGCAATTGCCCACATTATCTGCAGAAGAATGGTGGAGTTGAAGGGGCCTATAGTATCATCAATGTCCCAGAAATTGGCATTTTTCTCTACTTGCGCCACCGCGCTTCCCTCCATAGATGACTTAGAGATTCGATGGCTTTCATTCCTGGGATCACTCGATGATTATATCCTCAAATCCGAGAGGATTGCCGAGGTTGTTTTCCCGCCCTCTGCTCGCCTGTTTGACAAGATTGAGGAGCTTGCCTGTGCCACATTGTTCCTCCCAAGAAAAGTTGAAGATGGATTAGACAAATTCCCCATCATAATGCAGCAAGTCCCATTTCTTGATTGGGCTTTGGTTCATTTGATAGCCTGGTTGAATTTCTTGATTTCTGCTCTTACTCACTGGGGGTCTAATCCCACCCGGGAGAAAGAGATAACAATTGATATGAGTTGCAATAATAACGACAACCTCGAccagaacaacaacaacaacaacctcaATAATTCAGAAGAATCTGCAGAACCAACAGACAAGAAGGCGGCCTGTTTCGCCCCAGAGGATCAAAAACATGTTCCATTATCCGAGGACATCTGTCCAACAAATTCGGCCGATTCTGAATCAGAGCCCACCACGAGCTACAGCAGCCTCGTCGTCCCGAACCTCTCGATGCAATCCATGGAAACCGATCTGATCTCCAGCCCCGTGAGTTCAACCTCAGGGAGCACTGTAACAGACAACACGGATACGTCTTTCTTGATCGATTCGTGGCTGCCCAGCATGACCGATTCGGTCGGGAGTGGCAAGTGTAGCTACAAGGAAATCCTGACCAAAGGGGTGAAAGAAGAGGCGGAAGGGGAGCCACCCGACGACGTGTTGCAGGAAAAAGGAGAAACTCCCGTTGAAGACGAtgggaaaatgaagaaacacagCGCCCCGGAGGATCATCAGCGGGTTAAACCCATGGTGTTTGAGGCCAAAGGAGGGGAGATTTCCAGAGGGAAGATtgtgaagaaaaagaagaaaggaaaggCAGAGAAAGACCAAATCTTGCGATTGTTTGATGCAAGCTGGAGTCTGAGTTGA
- the LOC116003471 gene encoding protein SIEVE ELEMENT OCCLUSION B-like translates to MASNQPLPVSEMVVSHIDHETIMQEIMATHNPDSKDFQVNFIFNTVKNILCPITTIGKSIPEDEESNEESDEELFDYKDFGEGEPNNEEFKDVEFLCQIKRLSFETTLKCWDNADQHTTVIYFMKMLSIFSWDVKILMMLAAFSIMYGEFSFVNGHKGLSTKLATVKGIPAPMVPSHVQFIKLLLQLTKYIVELAKSSSHSSASIIPVSCYWIFTSILACTSNFARFPRANSKWPERTQLSSLAAKVKDLILECRPIIEKKREEESYQALCCAFSEESPVPSSNLDVLKLLFNVKRHDKKKLIYDGLTEKMVGLHSLNNKGLLLLISPSLDIDIHLRDLLHDVEWKIKLRTLWIPILDCPTLWTTNKNVKEQFRGLVNVHHLLSMRNPEKSVSLGLVRFVKEKVLHIGGEPIIISLDHHGRITHRNAMHLIWIRLGVIFTEYTTESSEDSIVPFLQTVLKKRTLDVREFVPHIDREISDFTGEMNSKVNDWLHGIIRRVNDPIYSNIYTCERENNLWKEVTWCTKLLSSDKRGQLSVLVDANEYIFLMGGNDINWVKKFKSKVLCVNPQLAFVMSYIGTNIKVALTIAREKICEYSEPCVAKDFWTRQQSMFLSRIQFLNEIHRDEKSDEIVEGLKRLLAYEAKGSTIEGCVLLAKRNKIILCDLGDKMLTVMNEYEKWKDNAIAKGFDQAFKDHHEMLASTSTSHHHPYCALEYPSNFNQIPENEKCPQCCYNMNKFVTFTCCHGHSFILDDDDDGNGDGDGGGGGDGDGDDDTN, encoded by the exons ATGGCATCTAATCAGCCTTTGCCTGTATCTGAGATGGTAGTTTCACACATTGATCATGAAACTATCATGCAAGAAATTATGGCTACTCATAATCCCGATAGCAAAGACTTTCAAgtcaattttatctttaatacCGTGAAAAACATCCTTTGTCCTATTACG ACTATTGGAAAATCCATTCCTGAGGACGAGGAGTCAAATGAGGAGTCTGATGAGGAGCTATTTGACTACAAGGATTTTGGTGAGGGAGAACCCAATAATGAAGAGTTTAAAGACGTGGAATTTTTATGTCAGATAAAACGACTTTCCTTTGAG ACTACATTAAAGTGTTGGGATAATGCGGATCAACACACAACTGTAATATACTTTATGAAAATGTTATCCATATTTTCATGGGATGTCAAGATTTTGATGATGCTGGCAGCATTCTCCATCATGTATGGAGAATTTAGTTTTGTTAATGGTCACAAGGGATTGAGTACCAAGTTGGCAACTGTCAAGGGAATCCCTGCTCCTATGGTGCCCTCTCATGTCCAGTTTATCAAATTACTCTTACAGCTCACTAAGTATATTGTTGAGCTCGCAAAATCATCCTCTCATAGTTCAGCGTCAATCATACCAGTCTCTTGCTACTGGATCTTCACGAGTATTCTTGCTTGCACATCCAATTTTGCTCGCTTTCCGAGAGCGAATTCTAA GTGGCCTGAAAGAACACAATTGTCCAGTTTAGCTGCTAAAGTTAAAGACTTAATTTTAGAATGCCGCCCAATAATAG aaaagaagagagaagaggAATCTTACCAAGCATTGTGTTGCGCATTTTCTGAGGAGAGCCCGGTTCCTTCCAGTAATTTGGATGTTCTCAAATTACTATTCAATGTCAAGCGTCATGACAAAAAGAAGCTCATATATGATGGCCTGACAGAAAAAATG GTGGGATTACATTCGTTGAACAATAAGGGTTTGCTATTGTTAATATCACCAAGTCTTGACATTGACATCCATTTGCGTGACCTACTTCATGACGTTGAGTGGAAAATTAAACTACGTACACTATGGATTCCAATATTAGATTGTCCTACATTATGGACAACTAATAAAAATGTGAAAGAGCAGTTTAGAGGTTTAGTAAATGTACATCATTTACTTTCAATGAGAAATCCAGAAAAATCAGTATCCTTAGGATTAGTAAGATTTGTTAAAGAGAAAGTGTTGCATATTGGAGGTGAGCCTATCATTATCTCACTGGATCATCATGGAAGGATTACTCACCGCAATGCAATGCATTTGATATGGATAAGACTTGGGGTTATATTTACGGAGTATACTACAGAGAGCAGTGAAGATAGCATAGTTCCTTTCTTACAAACTGTGCTCAAGAAAAGGACTTTGGATGTTAGGGAGTTTGTGCCTCACATTGATAGAGAGATAAGTGACTTTACAGGTGAAATGAATAGCAAGGTGAATGATTGGTTGCATGGCATTATTAGGCGTGTAAATGATCCG ATTTACAGCAATATTTACACATGTGAAAGGGAAAATAATCTATGGAAGGAAGTAACTTGGTGCACTAAACTTTTGTCAAGTGACAAGCGTGGTCAGCTAAGTGTATTG GTCGATGCGAACGAGTACATCTTTTTGATGGGAGGGAATGACATAAATTGggttaaaaaattcaaatcaaagGTGTTGTGTGTTAATCCACAATTGGCATTTGTGATGTCTTACATTGGTACCAACATTAAAGTAGCATTAACAATTGCTCGAGAGAAAATTTGCGAATATAGTGAACCTTGTGTTGCAAAAGATTTTTGGACACGACAGCAAAGTATGTTCTTGTCAAGAATTCAATTCTTAAATGAGATTCATCGCGATGAGAAGAGTGACGAAATTGTGGAAGGATTAAAAAGATTGCTAGCTTATGAGGCTAAAGGATCAACAATTGAAGGATGTGTTTTGTTAGCTAAAAggaacaaaataattttatgtgACTTAGGAGACAAAATGCTGACGGTTATGAATGAATATGAGAAATGGAAGGACAACGCCATTGCCAAAGGGTTTGACCAAGCGTTCAAAGATCATCATGAGATGCTTGCTTCAACTTCTACTTCACATCACCACCCTTATTGTGCTCTGGAATACCCATCCAATTTTAACCAAATTCCAGAGAATGAGAAGTGTCCCCAGTGCTGTTACAATATGAACAAATTCGTCACTTTTACGTGCTGCCATGGCCATTCTTTTattttggatgatgatgatgatggtaatggtgatggtgatggtggtggtggtggtgatggtgatggtgatgatgatacaAATTAG